The Leucobacter viscericola genome includes a window with the following:
- a CDS encoding putative Ig domain-containing protein: MSGGLAVVLLGSGVLLAGTGAATAVERDSGAGPAVISPGQGPQEGGTAVTLPAPSALTFTQAVSGEAHTVALGDDGNTYAWGYNAYGQLGDGTVQVRNVPARVKVPAGVTFTQIAARGFFTVGLGDDGNTYAWGSNQYGQLGDGTTTHRNLPVLVQAPSGVKFTRITTGYNHTVAQGDDGNTYAWGLNASGQLGDGSNTDRNVPELVQASSQVKFTQVEAGYNQTLAVGTDGNTYAWGQNSSGQLGDGTTTDRNVPGLVQTPSGVAFTQIAAGGISALAVGDDGNTYAWGSNGYGQLGDGTTAQRIVPTPVQSPSGVTFTQISAGSYSSAALGDDGNAYGWGNNFYGRLGDGTSTQREVPTLAQLPSGVTFKRITAATDFTTAVGADGNVYAWGQYTYGRLGDGIATASRKVPGVVPTNDVVTGVLFDGVAGADFVHNADGTLTVVTPAHAPGAVDVSIEMTRYGVVLPPLVYPSAYTYVAPVKVSITTGSLPAGRVSASYSAVLAATGTAPFAWSVTNGNLPDGLKLDRASGKLSGVPTKAGTFKFTVTVEDSAGSASKVFSITVKQDDVTACVAPRKVPVFADTPLSHKFYKEIDWMECMKYSTGWRQPVGKPLYKPQDNLERQAMAAFIFRMEAPKGYKAPKVSPFADVKPGDSFYTEMAWMYEKGYATGWAEPSGKPTYRPHEPLSREAMAAFIYRLEASTNPAAKNYKAPAKSPMADMKPGMKFYKEISWMYSEGLSTGNKVGNTKEYWPKDDLSRQAMAAFIYRLVTDYRATK, from the coding sequence TTGAGTGGAGGGCTTGCTGTTGTGCTTTTGGGCAGCGGAGTTCTGCTTGCCGGTACGGGCGCAGCTACTGCGGTCGAGCGAGACAGTGGGGCTGGACCGGCTGTCATTTCACCGGGTCAGGGGCCCCAGGAAGGCGGGACGGCGGTCACGCTTCCAGCCCCTTCCGCGTTGACGTTTACGCAGGCCGTATCGGGGGAAGCTCATACCGTGGCCTTGGGTGATGACGGCAACACCTATGCCTGGGGGTACAACGCTTACGGCCAGTTGGGCGACGGCACTGTCCAGGTGCGAAACGTGCCAGCGCGCGTAAAGGTCCCTGCGGGTGTGACGTTCACCCAGATCGCAGCAAGAGGGTTCTTTACCGTGGGGTTGGGTGATGACGGCAACACCTACGCCTGGGGGAGCAACCAGTACGGCCAGCTGGGTGACGGCACAACCACACACCGGAATCTGCCGGTACTAGTGCAGGCCCCTTCGGGTGTGAAATTCACTCGGATCACGACGGGCTACAACCACACGGTGGCGCAGGGCGACGATGGCAACACCTATGCCTGGGGGCTGAACGCATCCGGTCAGCTGGGCGATGGTAGCAACACGGATCGGAACGTACCGGAACTGGTGCAGGCTTCCTCGCAAGTGAAGTTCACACAGGTCGAGGCGGGCTACAACCAGACTCTTGCGGTGGGCACCGACGGCAATACCTATGCCTGGGGGCAGAACTCCTCCGGGCAACTGGGCGACGGCACAACGACTGACCGGAACGTGCCAGGTCTGGTACAGACACCTTCAGGAGTGGCGTTCACGCAGATCGCTGCGGGAGGCATCTCCGCTTTGGCGGTGGGCGATGACGGCAACACCTACGCCTGGGGAAGCAACGGCTACGGGCAGCTGGGTGATGGAACAACCGCGCAGCGGATCGTGCCAACACCCGTGCAGAGCCCGTCCGGTGTGACGTTCACACAGATCTCAGCGGGAAGCTATTCATCTGCGGCGCTGGGTGATGACGGCAACGCCTACGGTTGGGGAAACAACTTCTACGGGAGGCTGGGTGACGGCACAAGCACACAGCGGGAAGTGCCGACACTCGCGCAGCTTCCTTCCGGAGTGACATTCAAGCGGATCACAGCGGCGACCGACTTCACAACGGCGGTGGGCGCCGACGGTAACGTCTACGCCTGGGGGCAATATACCTATGGGCGACTGGGTGACGGCATTGCGACAGCGAGCCGAAAGGTGCCGGGTGTCGTACCGACAAACGACGTTGTGACTGGTGTGCTGTTTGATGGTGTTGCCGGTGCCGACTTCGTTCACAATGCTGACGGGACTCTGACCGTGGTAACTCCGGCGCATGCTCCTGGTGCGGTAGATGTGAGCATTGAAATGACTCGGTACGGGGTTGTGCTTCCGCCCCTGGTGTACCCGTCCGCGTACACCTACGTAGCCCCGGTCAAGGTGTCGATTACCACGGGTTCGTTGCCTGCGGGTCGTGTGTCTGCCTCGTATTCTGCGGTATTGGCCGCGACGGGTACGGCCCCGTTCGCGTGGAGCGTGACCAACGGCAACCTGCCCGACGGCCTAAAGCTCGACAGGGCGAGCGGCAAACTTTCCGGCGTCCCAACCAAAGCGGGTACGTTCAAGTTCACCGTTACCGTGGAAGACTCTGCTGGAAGTGCATCAAAGGTGTTCTCCATCACGGTTAAGCAAGATGACGTGACGGCGTGTGTGGCTCCGCGTAAGGTTCCGGTGTTTGCGGATACCCCGCTGTCGCACAAGTTCTATAAAGAGATCGACTGGATGGAGTGCATGAAGTACTCCACCGGCTGGCGCCAGCCCGTAGGCAAGCCGCTCTACAAGCCGCAGGACAACCTGGAGCGTCAGGCCATGGCAGCGTTCATCTTCCGTATGGAAGCCCCGAAGGGGTACAAGGCGCCGAAGGTGTCTCCGTTCGCGGATGTAAAGCCTGGCGATTCGTTCTACACCGAGATGGCGTGGATGTACGAAAAGGGGTACGCCACCGGATGGGCTGAGCCGTCGGGTAAGCCGACGTATCGTCCGCACGAGCCGCTGTCTCGTGAAGCGATGGCTGCGTTCATCTACCGTCTTGAGGCCTCCACGAATCCTGCCGCGAAGAACTACAAGGCTCCCGCGAAGTCGCCGATGGCCGACATGAAGCCGGGAATGAAGTTCTACAAGGAGATATCATGGATGTACAGCGAGGGTCTGTCGACCGGTAACAAGGTGGGCAACACCAAGGAGTACTGGCCGAAGGATGACCTCAGCCGTCAGGCGATGGCCGCGTTCATCTACCGACTGGTGACGGACTACCGCGCCACCAAGTAG
- a CDS encoding aquaporin translates to MNNSPSVSSTAQRSPSTSAKLAAEVAGTFLLVFGLIATATFAATLDGGAAGVGTLGACLSLGFAVIIGAYAFGPISGGHFNPAVTLGLAAAGRFAWKDTVPYIIAQLVGGIVATSLIYLLALGGPDGFAKAAIDSGFVSNGFGDQSPGGFGLGSAVIIEIVFTAVFVYVILGVTHSRAAAGFAPIAIGLTLTLMLMILIPIDNGSVNPARSIATAIYGGPDWLAQVWVFIVFPIIGGLIAGFSSRLIFDRETSR, encoded by the coding sequence ATGAATAATTCGCCTTCTGTATCTTCAACCGCACAACGATCACCAAGCACGAGCGCCAAGCTCGCCGCCGAAGTGGCTGGCACCTTTCTCCTCGTCTTTGGACTGATCGCGACCGCTACGTTCGCGGCCACCCTCGACGGTGGAGCAGCCGGGGTTGGCACGCTCGGAGCCTGCCTGTCTCTCGGCTTCGCCGTCATCATCGGCGCCTACGCCTTCGGGCCAATCTCCGGCGGCCATTTCAACCCAGCCGTCACTCTCGGCCTCGCAGCTGCAGGACGCTTCGCTTGGAAAGACACCGTCCCGTACATCATTGCTCAGCTCGTTGGAGGCATTGTCGCCACAAGCCTCATTTATCTCCTTGCACTTGGGGGGCCCGATGGATTTGCAAAAGCTGCCATAGACTCTGGTTTTGTTTCCAACGGCTTTGGCGACCAATCACCAGGCGGCTTTGGTCTCGGTTCTGCCGTCATCATCGAAATCGTCTTCACCGCCGTCTTCGTGTATGTGATCCTCGGAGTCACGCACTCAAGAGCTGCTGCCGGCTTTGCGCCGATTGCCATTGGCCTTACGCTTACCCTGATGCTCATGATTCTGATCCCAATCGACAACGGATCTGTGAACCCCGCGCGATCCATCGCCACCGCGATCTATGGCGGACCAGACTGGCTTGCACAGGTCTGGGTCTTCATTGTCTTTCCGATAATTGGTGGTCTCATCGCTGGCTTTAGCTCACGACTTATCTTTGACCGTGAGACGAGTCGTTAA
- a CDS encoding MBL fold metallo-hydrolase, with amino-acid sequence MSKAAEPSHKLPTARPLDLHWIHGSESAKHNTDPDLQTYWYDESTVILRQNKATNYEAPFLYLLFGSEKAMLVDTGATADPAFLPLRETVDQLLESWCEKHPSEGYELLVLHSHEHGDHIAGDQQFQGRANTTVVGADRTSAWSFLGFNGNALKPQNIDLGDRTVLAIASPGHDAAAVTYYDSQTGILLTGDTVYRGRLYIEDWAAFTDTIDRLIRFAEEYPVTHVLGCHIEMTREPGVDYPVRTTYQPDEPPLEMTVAHLHQIRDALTKAGSTPKRVICDDFILWPKPGDND; translated from the coding sequence ATGTCTAAAGCAGCAGAACCAAGCCACAAGCTACCAACGGCTCGGCCACTAGACCTCCACTGGATCCACGGCTCCGAGTCCGCGAAGCACAACACGGATCCCGACCTACAGACCTACTGGTACGACGAAAGTACCGTGATCCTGCGCCAGAACAAGGCGACCAATTACGAAGCCCCATTCTTGTACCTGCTGTTTGGCAGCGAAAAGGCCATGCTCGTGGACACGGGTGCGACCGCAGACCCCGCCTTCCTGCCGCTGCGCGAGACCGTCGACCAGCTCCTCGAATCCTGGTGTGAAAAGCACCCGAGTGAAGGCTACGAACTTCTCGTGTTGCACTCGCACGAACACGGCGATCATATCGCGGGGGATCAGCAGTTCCAGGGCCGGGCGAACACCACTGTTGTGGGGGCTGACCGCACATCCGCCTGGTCGTTTCTGGGATTCAACGGCAACGCGCTAAAGCCTCAGAATATAGACCTGGGGGATCGCACGGTGCTGGCCATCGCGTCTCCGGGACACGATGCGGCGGCGGTAACCTACTACGACTCCCAGACCGGCATCCTCCTCACCGGCGACACCGTCTACCGAGGCCGCCTCTACATCGAAGACTGGGCAGCCTTTACCGACACGATCGACCGACTCATTCGATTCGCCGAAGAGTACCCGGTTACACACGTACTCGGTTGTCACATCGAAATGACGCGCGAGCCCGGTGTCGACTACCCCGTTCGCACGACCTACCAACCCGACGAACCACCCCTTGAAATGACGGTGGCGCACCTGCACCAGATTCGTGACGCACTCACAAAAGCCGGATCGACCCCGAAGCGGGTCATCTGCGACGACTTCATCCTCTGGCCTAAACCGGGCGACAACGACTAG